A window from Pseudomonas kribbensis encodes these proteins:
- a CDS encoding siderophore-interacting protein → MASASPYKLFDVVLRHKHQLSPHLMRITLASETVAEMATWAPDQRVKLFFPAADGSPARLSQGEGWYARFRSMLADRRPAMRTYTIRHLRADRGEVDIDFVLHGETGPASRWALRARPGESMQILAPDSRFSAEEAGGFEWKPPQTLQQLLLVADSTALPAAMGILDELAALVEPPRTQAFFEVDSVQDMLAVPDWPGLSVQWLIREQAEAAAAGTLMVEAVRKAALPVDASTVNQAVELADVDIDQEILWEIAETATDGFYGWIAGESAAVMNLRRYLIKERGIPRDALNLMGYWRYNKPGG, encoded by the coding sequence ATGGCCTCCGCCAGTCCCTACAAATTGTTCGACGTTGTTTTACGTCACAAGCATCAGCTGAGTCCGCACCTCATGCGGATCACGCTCGCCAGCGAGACTGTTGCCGAGATGGCAACCTGGGCGCCTGATCAGCGCGTCAAACTGTTTTTCCCGGCCGCGGACGGTTCGCCAGCCCGGCTCTCTCAGGGGGAGGGTTGGTACGCTCGTTTCCGCTCGATGCTGGCGGATCGACGTCCGGCGATGCGCACCTACACCATTCGCCACTTGCGTGCCGATCGGGGCGAAGTCGACATCGACTTTGTACTGCATGGCGAAACCGGGCCGGCTTCTCGCTGGGCTCTTCGAGCGCGGCCGGGCGAGTCGATGCAGATTCTGGCGCCCGATAGCCGGTTTTCGGCCGAGGAGGCGGGTGGTTTTGAATGGAAGCCACCGCAAACCCTTCAACAACTTTTGTTGGTCGCCGACTCAACGGCTTTGCCCGCTGCAATGGGGATACTCGATGAACTGGCCGCACTGGTAGAGCCACCCCGGACCCAGGCGTTCTTTGAGGTCGACAGTGTGCAGGACATGCTCGCAGTCCCGGACTGGCCCGGCCTGTCGGTACAGTGGTTGATTCGAGAACAAGCGGAAGCGGCGGCTGCCGGGACGCTGATGGTAGAGGCAGTGCGAAAGGCTGCGCTACCTGTCGACGCATCGACGGTCAATCAGGCGGTAGAACTGGCCGACGTCGATATCGATCAGGAGATCCTCTGGGAAATCGCCGAAACCGCCACTGACGGTTTCTATGGCTGGATTGCCGGTGAGTCTGCGGCGGTCATGAATTTGCGCCGATACCTGATCAAGGAGCGCGGTATCCCGCGAGATGCGCTCAATCTGATGGGCTACTGGCGATACAACAAGCCCGGCGGCTGA
- a CDS encoding I78 family peptidase inhibitor: MPWKLASLGTLMAVAMLAGCTTTSSESQKDPVATETGHSRCEATAAEFAVGKKASPELLEQARKKAGAQNARFLKPDDMITLEYRSDRLNLNTDNNLVITRASCG; this comes from the coding sequence ATGCCTTGGAAGCTCGCGTCACTGGGTACTCTGATGGCAGTTGCCATGCTGGCTGGCTGCACTACCACGTCCAGCGAGTCGCAGAAGGATCCCGTGGCAACCGAAACCGGCCACAGTCGTTGCGAGGCAACCGCTGCAGAGTTCGCCGTCGGCAAAAAGGCTTCGCCGGAATTGCTGGAGCAGGCGCGCAAAAAGGCCGGCGCGCAGAATGCCCGATTCCTCAAGCCTGACGACATGATCACCCTTGAGTACCGGTCTGATCGGCTGAACCTCAATACCGACAACAATCTGGTGATCACTCGGGCCAGCTGTGGCTGA
- a CDS encoding asparaginase gives MKSAFKTLVPGALALMLLLPSALQAKEVETQTKLANVVVLATGGTIAGAGASAANSATYQAAKVGIEQLIAGIPELSKLANVRGEQVMQIASESITNENLLQLGRRVSELADSKDVDGIVITHGTDTLEETAYFLNLVEKTDKPIIVVGSMRPGTAMSADGMLNLYNAVAVASSKEAHGKGVLVTMNDEIQSGRDVSKMINIKTEAFKSPWGPLGMVVEGKSYWFRLPAKRHTMDSEFDIKNIKSLPDVEIAYSYGNVGDTAYKALAQSGAKAIIHAGTGNGSVSSRVVPALQALRKDGVQIIRSSHVNAGGFVLRNAEQPDDKYDWVVAHDLNPQKARILTMVALTKTNDSKELQRMFWEY, from the coding sequence ATGAAATCTGCTTTCAAGACATTGGTTCCGGGCGCTTTGGCCCTAATGCTGCTCCTGCCCTCCGCTCTTCAGGCAAAAGAAGTCGAAACCCAGACCAAACTGGCCAACGTAGTGGTGCTCGCTACGGGCGGCACCATTGCCGGCGCCGGCGCCAGTGCGGCCAACAGCGCTACCTATCAGGCCGCCAAGGTCGGCATCGAGCAATTGATCGCCGGCATTCCCGAGCTGAGCAAACTGGCGAACGTGCGTGGCGAACAAGTCATGCAGATCGCATCGGAAAGCATCACCAATGAAAACCTGCTGCAACTGGGTCGCCGCGTATCGGAGCTGGCCGACAGCAAAGACGTCGATGGCATCGTCATCACCCACGGCACCGACACCCTGGAAGAAACCGCTTACTTCCTGAACCTGGTGGAGAAAACCGACAAGCCGATCATCGTTGTCGGCTCGATGCGCCCAGGCACCGCCATGTCGGCGGACGGCATGCTCAACCTGTACAACGCCGTCGCCGTCGCCAGCAGCAAAGAGGCCCACGGCAAAGGCGTACTGGTGACCATGAACGATGAAATCCAGTCCGGCCGCGATGTCAGCAAAATGATCAACATCAAGACCGAAGCGTTCAAGAGCCCATGGGGCCCGCTGGGCATGGTGGTCGAAGGCAAATCCTATTGGTTCCGTTTGCCAGCCAAGCGCCACACCATGGATTCGGAATTTGATATCAAGAACATCAAGAGCCTGCCTGACGTAGAAATCGCCTATTCCTACGGGAATGTCGGCGACACCGCCTACAAAGCCCTGGCCCAGTCCGGCGCCAAAGCCATCATCCACGCCGGCACCGGCAATGGCTCGGTGTCTTCCCGCGTCGTCCCGGCCCTCCAGGCTCTGCGCAAGGATGGCGTTCAGATCATTCGCTCTTCCCACGTCAATGCCGGCGGCTTCGTTCTGCGCAACGCCGAACAGCCTGACGACAAGTACGACTGGGTCGTGGCTCACGACCTGAACCCACAGAAAGCCCGCATCCTGACAATGGTCGCCCTGACCAAAACCAACGACAGCAAAGAGCTGCAACGGATGTTCTGGGAGTACTGA
- a CDS encoding sugar ABC transporter ATP-binding protein: MSVSAPNAVLSVSGIGKTYAQPVLTGIDLTLMRGEVLALTGENGAGKSTLSKIIGGLVTPTTGQMQFQGKEYRPGSRTQAEELGVRMVMQELNLLPTLSVAENLFLDNLPSNGGWISRKQLRKAAIEAMAQVGLDAIDPDTLVGELGIGHQQMVEIARNLIGDCHVLILDEPTAMLTAREVEMLFEQITRLQARGVAIIYISHRLEELARVAQRIAVLRDGNLVCVEPMANYNSEQLVTLMVGRELGEHMDMGPRNIGAPALTVKGLTRSDKVRDVSFEVRAGEIFGISGLIGAGRTELLRLIFGADLADSGSVALGSPAQVVSIRSPVDAVRNGIALITEDRKGEGLLLSQSISANIALGNMPEISSGGFVNNGDEISLAKRQIDAMRIRSSSPTQLVSELSGGNQQKVVIGRWLERDCSVLLFDEPTRGIDVGAKFDIYNLLGELTRQGKALVVVSSDLRELMLICDRIGVLSAGRLIDTFERDSWTQDDLLAAAFAGYQKRDALLNEAAPRDLP, translated from the coding sequence ATGTCAGTTTCCGCCCCGAACGCTGTCCTCTCGGTCAGCGGTATCGGTAAGACCTATGCGCAGCCGGTGCTCACCGGCATCGACTTGACGCTGATGCGCGGTGAAGTGCTGGCACTGACCGGCGAGAACGGTGCCGGTAAAAGTACCCTGTCGAAAATCATCGGTGGTCTGGTGACCCCGACCACCGGGCAGATGCAGTTCCAGGGCAAGGAATACCGCCCTGGCAGCCGTACCCAGGCCGAAGAGCTTGGCGTGCGCATGGTCATGCAAGAACTCAATCTGTTGCCGACCCTTTCGGTGGCGGAAAACCTGTTTCTCGACAACCTGCCAAGCAACGGTGGCTGGATCAGTCGCAAACAGCTGCGCAAGGCTGCCATCGAAGCCATGGCCCAGGTCGGCCTGGATGCCATCGATCCCGACACGCTGGTTGGCGAGCTGGGTATCGGTCACCAGCAAATGGTCGAGATCGCGCGTAACCTGATCGGCGATTGCCATGTGCTGATTCTCGACGAGCCGACCGCGATGCTCACCGCTCGCGAAGTCGAAATGCTCTTCGAGCAGATCACCCGGCTGCAGGCGCGCGGCGTTGCGATCATTTATATCTCCCACCGTCTCGAAGAGCTGGCCCGAGTCGCACAGCGCATTGCCGTGCTGCGTGACGGCAATCTTGTTTGCGTCGAGCCGATGGCCAATTACAACAGCGAGCAACTGGTCACCCTGATGGTCGGTCGCGAGCTGGGCGAACACATGGACATGGGGCCGCGCAATATCGGTGCGCCTGCGTTGACGGTGAAAGGTCTCACTCGTTCCGACAAGGTGCGGGACGTGTCCTTCGAAGTGCGTGCCGGTGAGATTTTTGGCATTTCCGGATTGATCGGGGCAGGGCGCACGGAACTGCTGCGCCTGATCTTCGGTGCAGATCTTGCCGACAGCGGCAGCGTTGCCCTCGGTTCGCCGGCGCAAGTGGTGAGTATCCGCTCGCCTGTCGACGCAGTGCGCAATGGCATCGCCCTGATCACTGAAGACCGAAAGGGTGAGGGCCTGCTGCTGAGCCAGTCGATCAGCGCAAACATTGCCCTGGGCAATATGCCGGAGATTTCCAGCGGTGGTTTCGTCAACAATGGCGATGAAATCTCCCTGGCCAAACGGCAGATCGATGCCATGCGCATCCGCAGTTCCAGCCCGACTCAACTGGTGTCCGAACTGTCCGGCGGCAACCAGCAAAAAGTCGTGATCGGCCGCTGGCTGGAGCGCGACTGTTCGGTGTTGCTGTTCGATGAGCCAACTCGCGGTATCGATGTCGGTGCCAAGTTCGACATTTATAACCTGCTGGGTGAGCTGACCCGGCAGGGCAAGGCGTTGGTGGTGGTTTCCAGCGACCTGCGCGAGCTGATGCTGATCTGCGACCGCATCGGGGTTTTGTCGGCGGGGCGTCTGATCGACACGTTCGAACGCGACAGCTGGACCCAGGATGACTTGCTTGCCGCCGCGTTCGCCGGCTACCAAAAACGTGATGCGTTGCTCAACGAAGCAGCGCCTAGGGATCTCCCATGA
- a CDS encoding sugar ABC transporter substrate-binding protein — translation MKLPFAGRLLAVAMLAAASAALPVSSAFAESPEKPKVALVMKSLANEFFLTMEDGAKAYQKEHSADFDLISNGIKDETDTAGQTRIVEQMILAKVNALVIAPSDSKAMVPVIKKAVDAGITVINIDNQLDPAVIKSKNISLPFVGPDNRKGARLVGEYLAKQLKAGDEVGIIEGVSTTTNAQQRTAGFKDAMEAAQIKVVSLQSGDWEIDKGNKVAASILSEYPDVKALLAGNDSMAVGAVSAVRAAGKAGQVQVVGYDNINAIKPMLQDGRVLATADQFAAKQAVFGIETALKIIKGEKVDSGANGVIETPVELVTKK, via the coding sequence ATGAAGCTGCCATTCGCTGGACGCCTTCTCGCTGTCGCCATGCTGGCTGCCGCATCCGCTGCACTGCCTGTCTCTTCGGCTTTCGCCGAGTCCCCCGAAAAACCCAAGGTCGCACTGGTCATGAAATCTTTGGCCAACGAATTCTTCCTCACCATGGAAGACGGCGCCAAGGCTTACCAGAAAGAGCACTCCGCCGATTTCGACCTGATTTCCAACGGCATCAAGGACGAAACCGACACGGCAGGCCAGACCCGCATCGTCGAGCAGATGATCCTGGCGAAGGTCAATGCACTGGTCATCGCACCTTCTGACTCCAAGGCCATGGTGCCGGTGATCAAGAAAGCCGTCGACGCCGGCATCACCGTGATCAACATCGACAACCAGCTCGATCCCGCCGTCATTAAAAGCAAGAATATCTCCCTACCGTTCGTAGGCCCGGACAACCGCAAAGGTGCACGTCTGGTGGGCGAGTACCTGGCCAAGCAACTGAAGGCCGGTGACGAAGTCGGCATCATCGAGGGTGTTTCCACAACGACCAACGCCCAGCAGCGTACCGCTGGCTTCAAGGATGCGATGGAGGCTGCGCAGATCAAGGTCGTTTCCCTGCAGTCCGGCGACTGGGAAATCGACAAGGGCAACAAGGTTGCCGCGTCGATTCTCAGCGAGTACCCGGACGTCAAGGCGTTGCTGGCCGGTAACGACAGCATGGCGGTCGGCGCTGTTTCCGCTGTACGTGCGGCCGGCAAGGCCGGGCAGGTACAAGTGGTCGGTTACGACAACATCAACGCCATCAAACCGATGCTGCAGGATGGTCGCGTACTCGCAACGGCTGACCAGTTCGCTGCCAAACAGGCCGTGTTCGGTATCGAGACCGCGCTGAAAATCATCAAGGGCGAGAAAGTCGACAGTGGCGCCAACGGCGTCATCGAAACCCCGGTCGAACTGGTCACCAAGAAGTAG
- a CDS encoding LacI family DNA-binding transcriptional regulator translates to MATIKDVAALAGISYTTVSHVVNNTRPVSQEVRLKVEAAIKSLDYVPSAVARSLKAKTTATIGLLVPNSLNPYFAELARGIEDYCERNGYCVILCNSDDNPEKQRSYLRVLLEKRIDGLIVASAGGDSGLVQGLAGVKTPMVIVDRGLEGVDADLVRIDHEYGAYLATRHLIELGHRDIATIGGPASTSVAQMRQAGFCRALKEAGIEVPPSRMLESDFTSTGGYNAAAVLLEGNPPSAIFAGNDMIGIGVLRAAAERNVRVPAQLSVIGFDDIQMSRYVYPALTTVGQSILQLGEMAAEVLLRRIATPDLATDQRIVTPSIVLRESTAPLAGVFTEYR, encoded by the coding sequence ATGGCGACAATCAAGGATGTGGCGGCGCTTGCGGGAATTTCCTACACGACCGTCTCCCATGTTGTGAACAACACCCGGCCGGTGAGCCAGGAAGTGCGGCTGAAAGTCGAGGCGGCGATCAAGAGCCTCGACTACGTGCCGAGTGCCGTAGCCCGATCGCTGAAGGCCAAGACCACTGCCACCATCGGCTTGCTGGTGCCCAACAGTCTTAACCCGTACTTTGCCGAACTGGCCCGGGGGATCGAGGATTACTGTGAGCGTAATGGCTACTGCGTAATCCTCTGCAACTCCGACGACAATCCGGAAAAGCAGCGCAGCTACCTTCGGGTGCTGCTGGAGAAACGCATCGATGGCTTGATCGTCGCCTCCGCTGGCGGTGACAGTGGTCTGGTGCAAGGTCTGGCCGGGGTCAAGACGCCGATGGTGATCGTTGACCGGGGACTGGAAGGTGTGGACGCCGATCTCGTGCGCATCGACCATGAATATGGCGCCTATCTGGCAACGAGGCACCTGATCGAACTCGGCCATCGCGATATCGCCACGATTGGCGGTCCGGCGAGCACCAGTGTTGCGCAAATGCGTCAGGCCGGATTTTGTCGCGCCTTGAAGGAGGCAGGTATTGAAGTGCCGCCATCGCGGATGCTGGAAAGCGACTTCACCAGCACTGGTGGTTACAACGCGGCTGCGGTTTTGCTTGAGGGCAATCCTCCCAGTGCAATCTTTGCCGGCAACGACATGATCGGCATCGGTGTGCTGCGCGCCGCCGCCGAGCGTAATGTTCGCGTACCTGCGCAGTTGTCGGTGATCGGCTTCGACGATATCCAGATGAGCCGTTACGTGTACCCGGCGCTGACCACTGTGGGGCAGTCGATCCTGCAGTTGGGCGAGATGGCGGCGGAAGTGTTGCTGCGAAGAATTGCTACCCCGGATCTGGCTACGGATCAGCGGATCGTGACCCCGAGTATTGTCTTGCGAGAGTCGACTGCGCCGCTGGCTGGCGTGTTTACCGAATATCGCTGA
- a CDS encoding DUF1654 domain-containing protein, whose translation MPTVKYCMHVQLNKDNLVASSSDAPDAYERMGMRVQKIINSPTAQKAKAALIFRLPDEPIDEWERLLEEIDENDNVTLAYRDDGGVQIFWVVPKED comes from the coding sequence ATGCCTACAGTTAAATACTGTATGCACGTACAGCTTAATAAGGATAACCTCGTGGCCTCTTCCTCTGATGCTCCCGATGCCTACGAACGCATGGGCATGCGCGTTCAAAAGATCATCAACTCCCCCACCGCACAAAAAGCCAAAGCCGCTCTGATCTTCCGTCTTCCGGATGAACCGATCGATGAGTGGGAGCGCCTGCTGGAAGAGATCGACGAGAACGACAACGTCACCCTCGCCTATCGAGACGATGGTGGCGTGCAGATTTTCTGGGTTGTACCGAAGGAAGATTGA
- the rbsK gene encoding ribokinase, protein MPANVVVIGSLNMDLVTRAPRLPRGGETLIGHSFATVSGGKGANQAVAAARLGAQVSMVGCVGNDDYGVQLREALLVEQIDCQAVSVVEDSSGVALIVVDDNSQNAIVIVAGANGSMTPAVIDQFDAVLQVADVIICQLEIPDATVGHALKRGRELGKTVILNPAPASRPLPADWFASIDYLIPNESEAAALSGLPVDSLESAEKAAAQLISMGAGNVIVTLGAQGALFANGSGYQHFLAPKVKAVDTTAAGDTFVGGFAAALAAGKTEVEAIRFGQIAAALSVTRAGAQPSIPTSSDVQAFKPA, encoded by the coding sequence ATGCCTGCAAATGTAGTGGTAATAGGCAGTCTGAACATGGACCTGGTCACCCGGGCGCCTCGTTTGCCCCGGGGTGGCGAGACACTGATCGGACATTCGTTCGCGACTGTGTCAGGTGGCAAGGGTGCCAACCAGGCGGTGGCCGCCGCCCGGCTGGGCGCTCAGGTGTCGATGGTCGGCTGTGTCGGCAATGACGACTACGGCGTGCAATTGCGCGAGGCATTGCTGGTCGAGCAGATCGATTGCCAGGCGGTCAGCGTGGTCGAGGACTCCAGTGGCGTAGCGCTGATTGTGGTCGATGACAACAGTCAGAACGCTATCGTCATCGTTGCCGGAGCCAACGGTTCGATGACGCCTGCGGTGATCGACCAGTTCGACGCGGTATTGCAGGTGGCGGATGTGATCATTTGTCAGCTGGAAATTCCCGATGCCACCGTCGGTCATGCGCTCAAACGCGGTCGTGAACTGGGCAAGACGGTCATCCTGAATCCGGCCCCGGCCAGCCGTCCATTGCCGGCGGACTGGTTTGCTTCCATCGACTACCTGATTCCCAATGAAAGCGAAGCCGCAGCCCTCAGCGGTTTGCCGGTGGACTCGCTGGAAAGCGCTGAAAAAGCAGCTGCACAACTGATTTCCATGGGCGCCGGCAACGTGATCGTCACGCTGGGGGCTCAGGGTGCGTTGTTCGCCAACGGCTCGGGTTACCAGCATTTTCTTGCGCCCAAAGTGAAGGCGGTCGATACCACGGCTGCCGGGGACACCTTCGTCGGCGGTTTCGCGGCAGCGCTGGCCGCCGGCAAAACCGAAGTCGAGGCCATTCGTTTTGGTCAGATAGCCGCGGCGCTCTCTGTTACTCGTGCGGGTGCCCAGCCTTCCATTCCCACATCATCCGACGTACAGGCGTTCAAACCCGCATGA
- a CDS encoding endonuclease: MIVRFFALLLLFISLGAQAGAPRTFTEAKKVAWKLYAPQSTEFYCGCKYTGNKVDLAACGYVPRKNAKRAARIEWEHIVPAWEFGHQRQCWQEGGRKNCTRYDPSYQKAEADLHNLVPSIGEVNGDRSNFSYGWLPVEKGQYGSCLTQVDFKAKKVMPRPSIRGMIARTYFYMSKQYGLRLSKQDRQLYEAWDKTYPVQDWERQRNQSVACVMGRGNEFVGPVNMKACG; this comes from the coding sequence ATGATTGTCCGTTTTTTTGCTTTGCTTTTACTGTTCATTTCCCTGGGCGCCCAGGCTGGCGCACCCCGCACATTCACCGAGGCCAAAAAGGTCGCCTGGAAGCTGTACGCACCACAATCCACCGAGTTTTATTGCGGGTGCAAGTACACGGGAAACAAGGTCGACCTGGCTGCTTGCGGTTATGTACCGCGTAAAAATGCCAAGCGCGCCGCCCGCATTGAATGGGAGCACATTGTCCCGGCCTGGGAGTTCGGCCATCAGCGCCAGTGCTGGCAGGAAGGCGGACGCAAGAATTGCACGCGTTATGACCCGAGCTACCAGAAAGCCGAAGCCGACCTGCACAACCTGGTACCGAGCATCGGCGAGGTCAACGGTGATCGCAGTAACTTCAGCTATGGCTGGCTACCGGTCGAAAAGGGTCAATATGGCTCCTGCCTGACCCAGGTCGACTTCAAGGCGAAGAAGGTCATGCCCCGCCCTTCGATTCGCGGCATGATCGCTCGCACCTATTTCTACATGAGCAAGCAATACGGCTTGCGCTTGTCGAAGCAGGATCGCCAACTGTATGAAGCGTGGGACAAGACGTACCCGGTGCAAGACTGGGAGCGTCAGCGCAATCAGAGCGTGGCGTGCGTGATGGGGCGCGGCAATGAGTTTGTCGGGCCGGTGAACATGAAAGCCTGCGGCTGA
- the rbsD gene encoding D-ribose pyranase: MKKTPLLNIALSRLIASLGHGDIVVIGDAGLPVPPGVELIDLALTHGVPDFVSTLKVVLSEMQVESHVLAQEIFDKQPTALASLDALNEEGALGRRDLLSHEQFKALSRQARAIVRTGECQPYCNIVLVAGVTF, from the coding sequence ATGAAAAAGACTCCATTGCTCAATATCGCGCTGTCTCGGCTGATTGCCTCTCTTGGTCATGGCGACATCGTCGTGATCGGTGATGCCGGCTTGCCTGTGCCACCGGGTGTCGAGTTGATCGACCTCGCGCTGACCCACGGTGTTCCGGATTTCGTCAGCACCTTGAAGGTCGTGCTCAGCGAAATGCAGGTGGAAAGTCATGTGCTCGCCCAGGAAATCTTCGACAAGCAACCCACTGCGCTGGCTTCGCTGGATGCATTGAATGAAGAAGGTGCACTGGGGCGGCGCGATCTGCTCAGTCATGAGCAATTCAAGGCTCTCAGCCGACAGGCGCGAGCGATTGTTCGTACAGGCGAATGTCAGCCGTACTGCAACATCGTGCTGGTGGCCGGGGTAACGTTTTAA
- a CDS encoding ABC transporter permease, with amino-acid sequence MKTASSAGKRSGNFYGLGTYLGLAGALLAMVALFSVMSSHFLSYNTFSTLANQIPDLMVLAVGMTFVLIIGGIDLSVGSVLALAASTVSVAILGWGWSVLPAALLGMAVAALAGTVTGSITVAWRIPSFIVSLGVLEMARGLAYQMTGSRTAYIGDSFAWLSNPIAFGISPSFIIALLVIFIAQAVLTRTVFGRYLIGIGTNEEAVRLAGINPKPYKILVFSLMGLLAGIAALFQISRLEAADPNAGSGLELQVIAAVVIGGTSLMGGRGSVISTFFGVLIISVLAAGLAQIGATEPTKRIITGAVIVIAVVLDTYRSQRASRRG; translated from the coding sequence ATGAAAACTGCATCTTCTGCCGGTAAACGTAGTGGCAACTTCTACGGTCTGGGTACTTATCTGGGCCTGGCCGGTGCCTTGCTGGCGATGGTTGCGCTGTTCTCGGTCATGAGCAGCCACTTCCTGTCGTACAACACTTTCAGCACCCTCGCCAACCAGATCCCCGACCTGATGGTGTTGGCGGTGGGCATGACCTTCGTGCTGATCATCGGCGGGATCGACCTGTCGGTGGGCTCGGTGCTGGCGCTTGCGGCATCGACCGTCAGCGTGGCGATCCTGGGCTGGGGCTGGAGTGTCCTTCCGGCTGCGCTGCTTGGCATGGCAGTGGCGGCACTGGCCGGCACGGTGACCGGCTCGATCACGGTTGCGTGGCGAATTCCGTCGTTCATCGTTTCGCTTGGTGTGCTGGAAATGGCCAGGGGCCTGGCCTATCAGATGACCGGTTCGCGTACCGCTTACATCGGTGATTCATTTGCGTGGCTGTCGAACCCGATTGCCTTTGGTATTTCGCCGTCGTTCATCATCGCCTTGCTGGTGATTTTCATTGCTCAAGCGGTGTTGACCCGGACCGTGTTCGGTCGCTACCTGATCGGCATCGGTACCAACGAGGAAGCTGTACGGCTGGCGGGCATCAATCCCAAGCCCTACAAGATTCTGGTGTTCAGCCTGATGGGGCTGCTGGCCGGTATCGCGGCGCTGTTCCAGATTTCCCGCCTGGAAGCGGCCGACCCGAACGCCGGTTCAGGCCTTGAGCTGCAAGTGATCGCTGCGGTGGTCATCGGCGGCACCAGTCTGATGGGCGGCCGTGGTTCGGTCATCAGTACGTTCTTCGGGGTCTTGATCATTTCCGTCCTGGCGGCCGGTCTGGCGCAGATCGGCGCAACCGAGCCGACCAAGCGCATCATCACCGGCGCAGTGATCGTCATCGCGGTAGTGCTCGATACGTATCGCAGCCAACGCGCAAGCCGGCGGGGCTGA
- a CDS encoding cold-shock protein: MSNRQTGTVKWFNDEKGFGFITPQGGGDDLFVHFKAIESDGFKSLKEGQTVSFVAEKGQKGMQAAQVRPE; encoded by the coding sequence ATGTCTAATCGCCAAACCGGCACCGTTAAATGGTTCAACGATGAAAAAGGCTTCGGCTTCATCACTCCTCAAGGTGGCGGTGACGACCTGTTCGTACACTTCAAAGCTATCGAATCCGACGGTTTCAAAAGCCTGAAAGAAGGCCAGACCGTTTCCTTCGTGGCTGAGAAAGGCCAAAAGGGTATGCAAGCTGCACAAGTTCGCCCAGAGTAA
- a CDS encoding nucleoside hydrolase has translation MHRYAQKIHQLIRSLLLLSVITATGAQAAEKIDLIIDTDPGADDVVALLFALASPEELNIRALTTVAGNVRLDKTSRNARLAREWAGREEVPVYAGAPRPLMRTPIYAENIHGKEGLSGVTVHEPKKGLAEGNAVNYLIDTLKKAKPHSITIAMLGPQTNLALALIQEPEIVQGIKEVVIMGGAHFNGGNITPVAEFNLYADPQAAEVVLKSGVKLTYLPLDVTHKILTSDARLKQIAALNNNASKIVGDILNEYIKGDMEHYGIPGGPVHDATVVAYLLKPELFTGRSVNVVVDSREGPTFGQTIVDWYDGLKAPKNAFWVENGDAQGFFDLLTERLKRLK, from the coding sequence ATGCACCGCTATGCTCAAAAAATTCACCAACTGATCCGGAGCCTGCTGCTTTTGTCCGTGATAACCGCAACCGGCGCCCAGGCGGCGGAAAAGATCGATCTGATCATCGATACCGATCCGGGTGCCGATGATGTGGTGGCCCTTTTGTTTGCTCTGGCATCGCCGGAGGAGCTGAACATTCGCGCGCTGACCACCGTGGCTGGCAACGTGCGTCTCGACAAGACATCACGCAATGCGCGACTGGCCCGCGAGTGGGCCGGGCGTGAAGAGGTGCCGGTTTACGCCGGTGCACCGAGGCCGTTGATGCGCACTCCGATCTACGCCGAGAACATCCATGGCAAGGAAGGCCTGTCGGGTGTCACCGTGCATGAGCCGAAAAAAGGCCTGGCTGAAGGCAATGCGGTCAACTACCTGATCGACACCCTGAAAAAAGCCAAGCCGCACAGCATCACCATTGCCATGCTGGGTCCACAAACCAACCTGGCACTGGCGCTGATCCAGGAGCCGGAGATCGTTCAGGGCATCAAGGAAGTGGTCATCATGGGTGGCGCGCACTTCAACGGTGGCAACATCACGCCAGTGGCCGAATTCAACCTGTACGCCGATCCGCAAGCGGCTGAGGTCGTGCTCAAGAGCGGCGTGAAACTGACTTACCTGCCGCTGGATGTAACCCACAAGATTCTCACCAGCGATGCACGCCTGAAGCAGATCGCGGCGCTGAACAACAACGCGAGCAAGATTGTCGGCGATATCCTCAACGAGTACATCAAGGGCGATATGGAACACTACGGTATTCCGGGTGGTCCGGTGCATGACGCCACTGTCGTGGCTTACCTGCTCAAACCAGAGCTGTTCACCGGCCGTTCGGTGAATGTGGTGGTTGATAGCCGTGAAGGTCCGACCTTCGGGCAGACCATCGTCGACTGGTATGACGGCCTGAAAGCCCCGAAAAATGCCTTCTGGGTGGAAAATGGTGATGCTCAGGGCTTCTTCGATCTGTTGACCGAACGCCTGAAGCGTCTGAAGTAA